A stretch of the Lolium perenne isolate Kyuss_39 chromosome 3, Kyuss_2.0, whole genome shotgun sequence genome encodes the following:
- the LOC127341419 gene encoding uncharacterized protein produces the protein MDSSSDAHSRNKCAACYREFNRMEHLVEHMRVSHHSAHEPRCGVCGKHCRSLDALRDHLGFGSVLPKAGCASVFAARGCHLCLAVFPASAALRAHRATCQLSSAPTQSQLTRSMSRMSIHGGGHGGAVALGCKMVGGGSDGTLDVCARVCLIDEHENILFESFVKPLIPVTHYRYEMTGIRPEHLRDSATTVKQARKRVEDILHNGEDPWKIRTARGSARILVGHGLDHDLDGLGMDYPAYLKRDTATYPPLMKTSSRMMSNSLKFLTKSCLGYEIQNGGHQHPYDDCVAAMRLYKRMRALRHGVKGEVKGCAGPPPASVAEAFPAWRQRELERMSPEELLRMSKPDYRCWCLDDV, from the exons ATGGACAGCTCTTCTGATGCTCACAG CCGGAACAAGTGCGCGGCGTGCTACCGCGAGTTCAACCGGATGGAGCACCTGGTGGAGCACATGCGTGTGTCGCACCACTCGGCCCACGAGCCCCGCTGCGGCGTCTGCGGCAAGCACTGCCGCTCCCTCGACGCCCTCCGCGACCACCTCGGTTTCGGCAGCGTCCTCCCCAAGGCCGGCTGCGCGAGTGTCTTCGCCGCCCGCGGCTGCCATCTCTGCCTCGCCGTCTTCCCTGCCTCTGCTGCCCTCCGTGCCCACCGCGCCACCTGCCAGCTCTCCAGCGCTCCGACGCAAAGCCAGCTCACCAGAAGTATGTCAAGAATGAGCATCCACGGAGGCGGCCATGGTGGTGCGGTGGCGCTGGGGTGCAAGATGGTGGGCGGTGGCAGCGACGGGACACTAGACGTGTGCGCGCGCGTCTGCCTCATCGACGAGCACGAGAACATCCTCTTCGAGTCCTTCGTGAAGCCGCTAATCCCAGTGACGCATTACCGCTACGAGATGACGGGGATCCGCCCGGAGCACCTCCGCGACTCTGCCACGACGGTGAAGCAGGCTCGGAAGCGCGTGGAGGACATCCTTCACAACGGCGAGGATCCGTGGAAGATCCGCACAGCACGCGGCAGCGCAAGAATCCTGGTCGGGCACGGCCTGGACCACGACCTCGACGGGCTGGGCATGGACTACCCGGCGTACCTGAAGCGGGACACGGCGACCTACCCGCCGCTGATGAAGACGAGCAGCAGGATGATGAGCAACTCGCTCAAGTTCCTGACGAAGAGTTGCCTCGGGTACGAGATACAGAACGGTGGGCACCAGCACCCTTACGACGACTGCGTGGCTGCGATGCGGCTGTACAAGAGGATGCGCGCGCTGAGGCATGGCGTCAAGGGGGAGGTGAAGGGGTGCGCGGGACCGCCGCCGGCGAGCGTGGCGGAGGCGTTCCCGGCGTGGAGGCAGCGGGAGCTGGAGCGCATGTCGCCGGAGGAGCTGCTGAGGATGTCCAAGCCCGACTACCGCTGCTGGTGCCTGGACGACGTCTAG
- the LOC127338194 gene encoding protein ANTAGONIST OF LIKE HETEROCHROMATIN PROTEIN 1-like — protein sequence MDDLARKRRKLIVQAAGIAAVLGAYMIFISRRARKQTPLLTIGRRIDMDVARESNLRYIYHSSDTNCSNQLRMKRAPFFRLCTLFRERELLKDSIHTSIEEQVAMFLLVVGHNTRFRALQPTFRRSIEVISRYFKAVLYAVGELRAEMIRPPSNHIHHKIEENSRFNPYFKDCIGAIDGTHVMARVPANISAAFRGRKDGTTQNVMAAVDFDLKFTYILAGWEGSAHDALILSDAVERDDGLSLPPGKYYLVDAGYAVRPGFLPPYRKTRYHLKEYGGGNHPENYKELFNLRHSSLRISIERAFAAYKNRWKFVYNRPFHPYKTQVRVVIACAILHNWVLQFGEDDYFPPEATWDLFDHLTRATKHMTISQLNSAKNYADDATPTVTVGIACADGLPCADGWWPSADCSSPVVTDLLDPIPNTDECCLAVFSLNGDRARLHSPFFSLNGDLAGLHSPFFSIHGNLADLHHSVDSLHSEHAALHRTSTG from the exons ATGGATGATTTGGCAAGGAAGCGGCGCAAACTTATCGTGCAAGCAGCCGGTATCGCAGCTGTATTGGGTGCATACATGATCTTTATCTCAAGGAGAGCTAGGAAACAAACTCCATTGTTAACAATAGGTCGTAGGATTGATATGGATGTTGCTAGGGAATCAAATCTGAGATATATCTATCATTCTAGCGACACAAATTGCTCAAACCAACTAAGAATGAAAAGAGCTCCTTTTTTTCGTTTGTGCACTTTGTTTAGAGAGAGAGAGCTATTGAAAGATAGTATTCATACTTCTATTGAGGAACAAGTAGCCATGTTTCTCCTAGTAGTTGGCCACAACACAAGGTTTAGAGCTCTACAACCGACTTTTAGAAGATCTATTGAAGTAATTAGTAGGTATTTTAAAGCGGTGCTATATGCTGTTGGAGAGTTGCGAGCTGAGATGATCCGTCCTCCCTCCAATCATATTCACCATAAAATTGAGGAAAACAGCCGCTTCAACCCTTACTTCAAG GATTGTATTGGAGCAATAGATGGGACTCATGTCATGGCTAGAGTCCCAGCAAATATCTCAGCTGCCTTTAGGGGTAGAAAAGATGGCACTACCCAAAATGTAATGGCAGCGGTAGACTTTGATTTGAAGTTTACCTATATTCTTGCTGGTTGGGAGGGCTCAGCCCATGATGCCCTCATACTTTCTGATGCTGTGGAGAGGGATGATGGGTTGTCACTTCCTCCAG GAAAATACTACCTTGTTGATGCTGGTTATGCCGTGAGACCGGGTTTCCTTCCACCGTACCGTAAAACAAGGTACCACCTAAAGGAGTATGGTGGAGGAAATCATCCTGAAAATTATAAAGAGCTGTTCAACTTAAGACACTCTTCTCTAAGGATATCAATTGAAAGGGCCTTCGCTGCATACAAGAACCGTTGGAAGTTTGTTTACAATAGACCATTCCATCCTTATAAGACCCAAGTAAGAGTAGTTATAGCTTGTGCCATTCTCCATAATTGGGTACTTCAATTTGGGGAGGATGACTATTTCCCACCTGAGGCAACATGGGACCTATTTGACCAT CtgacccgggctaccaaacacatgaCAATTTCTCAGCTCAACTCAGCTAAG AACTATGCCGACGATGctacgccgacggtcaccgtcggcatagCCTGTGCCGACGGTCTTCCTTGTGCCGACGGCTGGTGGCCGTCGGCAGACTGCAGCTCTCCCGTAGTGA CGGATCTGCTCGACCCCATCCCAAACACCGACGAGTGCTGCCTTGCCGTCTTCTCCCTCAACGGCGACCGCGCACGCCTACACAGCCCCTTCTTCTCCCTAAATGGCGACCTCGCAGGCCTGCACAGCCCCTTCTTCTCCATACACGGCAACCTCGCAGACCTGCACCACTCCGTCGACTCCCTACACAGCGAACACGCCGCCCTGCACCGCACGTCGACTGGGTAG